AGATTAGGCGTAAAACGGCACGATGGGCAATTTGTTACGGGAGGAAGTATTCTCGTCAGACAGCGAGGGACAAGATTTTTCCCGGGAAGAAATGTTGGTCGGGGCAGCGATGATACCCTTTTTGCCAAGGTCTCCGGTTTCGTTAACTTCATTCAATCAGGGGGTAAAAGGAGAATAGAGGTGATTGAAGGGTAAAAAGCATGTGGCCAAGAGCACTGAGCATAGGTTTTGAGATAGACTCGTAATTACTCAGGTAGATAGGCTGAAGACTGAAGGCTGACGACTGAAGACTGACGTC
This region of bacterium genomic DNA includes:
- the rpmA gene encoding 50S ribosomal protein L27, yielding MAHKKGMGSSRNGRDSNAQRLGVKRHDGQFVTGGSILVRQRGTRFFPGRNVGRGSDDTLFAKVSGFVNFIQSGGKRRIEVIEG